One genomic region from Evansella sp. LMS18 encodes:
- a CDS encoding spore germination protein → MDLVQKDKKEPISRNIRDNERTITERTGIGTSFDVGIRKLNILDKEVQFYFVNGLCDIQYIIELLKELMDLDSREKREYQVRDQIVNRLTHVQVEYVKTVEDAITQMLSGLIFILIDGEAEAIVVDVRSYPGRGPEEPDTERVVRGSRDGYTENIIENTALTRRRIRDERLRNEIMQVGRRSKTDICLSYIDGIADPDLVKVIRKELEAIDVDGITMADKVVEEYVVKQGANPFPVVRYTERPDVAATHLLEGHVVVIVDSSPSVIIFPVTFFHHVQHAEEFRQAPMVGTFLRWVRFSGMFLSLLILPLWLLVVMDPGLLPDELEFIGPNETTNVPVFLQIVFAELGIELLRMAAIHTPSPLATALGLVAALLIGEIAIEVGLLVPEVILYVAVGAIGMFATPSYELSLALKMSRLVLILLVAVFKLPGFVLGLTIYLIWLTAKKNLNVPYLWPLIPFYPVAMMDILIRQAVPVKRRRPSIVKPQNVVKQGSS, encoded by the coding sequence ATGGATCTGGTTCAGAAAGATAAAAAGGAGCCAATTTCCAGGAATATAAGAGATAATGAACGGACGATAACTGAGCGGACAGGTATTGGTACAAGCTTTGATGTAGGAATCAGAAAGCTGAATATACTTGATAAGGAAGTTCAGTTCTATTTCGTCAACGGTTTATGTGATATTCAGTACATCATCGAGTTGCTGAAAGAATTGATGGATCTGGATTCCAGAGAAAAACGGGAATATCAGGTACGGGACCAGATTGTAAACAGGCTGACTCATGTTCAGGTTGAATATGTAAAAACAGTGGAAGATGCCATCACGCAGATGCTCTCAGGCTTGATTTTTATACTTATTGATGGTGAAGCTGAAGCAATTGTGGTGGACGTACGGAGTTATCCCGGACGAGGCCCGGAGGAACCAGATACAGAAAGGGTGGTAAGGGGAAGCAGGGACGGCTACACTGAAAATATTATTGAAAATACAGCGTTAACAAGAAGACGGATCAGGGATGAGCGGCTTCGTAATGAAATAATGCAGGTTGGCAGAAGATCCAAAACAGATATTTGCCTATCGTATATCGATGGCATTGCTGACCCTGATTTAGTGAAAGTGATCCGGAAAGAGCTTGAAGCTATAGATGTAGATGGCATTACGATGGCGGATAAGGTAGTAGAGGAATATGTTGTGAAGCAGGGGGCAAACCCTTTCCCGGTTGTAAGGTATACGGAACGGCCTGACGTCGCTGCAACCCACCTGCTGGAGGGACATGTGGTAGTCATTGTGGATTCCTCTCCAAGCGTAATTATATTTCCGGTTACTTTCTTTCATCATGTGCAGCATGCAGAGGAGTTCAGGCAGGCACCGATGGTGGGTACATTTTTACGGTGGGTGAGATTTTCAGGGATGTTTCTTTCTTTATTGATCCTCCCGCTGTGGCTGCTTGTGGTAATGGACCCTGGCCTTCTTCCGGATGAACTGGAATTTATCGGGCCAAATGAGACGACAAATGTACCTGTTTTCCTGCAGATAGTATTCGCAGAACTTGGGATTGAGCTGCTGAGGATGGCTGCGATACATACCCCGTCCCCTCTTGCTACAGCATTAGGTCTTGTAGCGGCACTATTAATAGGTGAGATTGCAATAGAAGTTGGTCTTCTTGTTCCGGAAGTCATTCTTTATGTTGCGGTAGGAGCAATCGGAATGTTTGCAACTCCAAGTTATGAGCTGTCTCTTGCCCTGAAAATGTCCCGGCTTGTATTGATCCTCCTCGTTGCTGTATTTAAGCTGCCAGGATTTGTATTAGGGCTGACAATCTACCTGATCTGGCTTACTGCGAAGAAAAATTTAAACGTGCCGTACTTGTGGCCGCTGATCCCTTTTTATCCGGTAGCAATGATGGATATTCTGATCAGGCAGGCTGTTCCGGTAAAACGAAGAAGGCCAAGTATTGTTAAGCCTCAAAACGTTGTTAAACAAGGTTCTTCCTGA
- the lysA gene encoding diaminopimelate decarboxylase — protein sequence MGLYGTSKINEQGHLEIGGVDTVGLAEKYGTPLYVYDVEDIVKRASQFKGAFEKHNIKYQVAYASKAFSCVAMMQLVDELGLSLDVVSGGELYTALEAGFPVERIHFHGNNKSHEEIEMAVKEGIGCFVVDNFTELSWLMAITESLKVKTKVLIRITPGVEAHTHEYISTGQEDSKFGFDIQSGQADKAIEMIQSHSFVELEGVHSHIGSQIFETEGFVSAIHEIYKLLKQWKDNLQFEPAVVNLGGGFGIRYTKEDSPLPLGDYVEAMVEAVKEQAVEFGLQIPEIWIEPGRALVGEAGTTLYSIGARKDIPGVRTYLSIDGGMTDNIRPALYQAKYEAAVANKMNEQPGELVSIAGKCCESGDMLIWDIELPETRMGDVLAVSSTGAYGFSMASNYNRITKPAVVFVENGEDHLVVKRESFKDLVRNEMPYRLNRDKSSFVNSV from the coding sequence ATGGGACTATACGGAACGAGTAAAATAAACGAGCAAGGCCATTTAGAGATTGGCGGAGTTGACACAGTCGGACTGGCGGAAAAGTACGGAACACCTTTATATGTCTATGATGTGGAAGATATTGTGAAGAGGGCGAGCCAGTTTAAAGGTGCTTTCGAAAAGCACAATATTAAATACCAGGTTGCATACGCAAGCAAAGCTTTCAGCTGTGTGGCGATGATGCAGCTGGTAGATGAACTCGGCTTAAGCCTGGATGTAGTATCAGGAGGAGAATTATATACAGCTCTTGAAGCTGGCTTTCCTGTAGAACGTATCCATTTTCATGGAAACAATAAATCCCATGAAGAAATAGAAATGGCCGTTAAAGAAGGCATCGGCTGTTTTGTGGTGGATAATTTTACGGAGCTGTCATGGCTTATGGCAATTACTGAATCACTTAAAGTTAAAACCAAGGTACTGATCAGGATTACACCAGGAGTGGAAGCGCACACTCATGAATATATTTCCACAGGACAGGAAGACTCAAAGTTTGGTTTTGATATTCAAAGCGGCCAGGCAGATAAAGCAATAGAAATGATCCAATCGCACAGCTTTGTTGAACTGGAAGGGGTCCATTCCCATATAGGTTCACAAATCTTTGAAACAGAAGGCTTTGTTTCTGCCATCCATGAAATTTATAAGCTATTGAAACAATGGAAAGACAATCTGCAATTTGAACCGGCAGTAGTAAACCTTGGGGGCGGCTTTGGGATTCGGTATACAAAAGAAGATTCTCCCCTTCCGCTTGGTGACTATGTAGAAGCGATGGTAGAAGCTGTAAAAGAACAGGCGGTGGAATTCGGCCTGCAGATCCCGGAAATATGGATTGAGCCGGGAAGAGCTCTTGTTGGTGAGGCCGGCACAACGCTCTACTCCATAGGAGCACGCAAAGATATTCCGGGCGTCCGTACGTATCTTTCCATAGATGGCGGTATGACTGACAATATCAGACCTGCACTGTACCAGGCTAAGTACGAAGCTGCCGTGGCGAATAAAATGAACGAGCAGCCAGGGGAACTTGTTTCCATAGCCGGTAAATGCTGTGAAAGCGGGGATATGCTCATCTGGGATATTGAACTTCCTGAAACGAGGATGGGAGATGTTCTCGCCGTCTCCTCAACGGGCGCTTATGGCTTTTCTATGGCAAGCAACTATAATCGGATTACGAAGCCTGCCGTTGTTTTTGTGGAAAATGGTGAAGATCATCTTGTCGTTAAACGGGAATCATTCAAAGATCTCGTGCGCAATGAGATGCCTTATCGCTTAAACAGAGATAAATCTTCATTTGTAAACAGTGTCTGA
- a CDS encoding peptidylprolyl isomerase — translation MKKGYIKLESGDTVELEFYPEDAPKTVENFENLANEGFYNGLTFHRVIPGFVAQGGCPHGTGTGGSGKTIKCETEGNPNKHLQGSLSMAHAGKDTGSSQFFVVHEPQPHLDGVHTVFGRVTKGMDAVLKVKPGDVMEEVKVYDEE, via the coding sequence ATGAAAAAAGGTTATATCAAACTGGAAAGCGGAGACACTGTGGAACTGGAATTTTACCCGGAAGACGCTCCGAAGACAGTAGAGAACTTTGAGAATCTTGCAAATGAAGGATTTTATAACGGCCTGACATTTCACCGTGTTATCCCTGGTTTCGTTGCGCAGGGCGGATGTCCTCACGGAACCGGCACAGGCGGCAGTGGAAAAACAATCAAATGTGAGACAGAAGGTAACCCTAACAAGCACCTTCAAGGTTCTTTATCAATGGCTCATGCCGGAAAAGACACAGGCTCAAGCCAGTTTTTTGTCGTGCATGAACCTCAGCCGCACCTCGATGGCGTGCACACTGTATTCGGCCGTGTAACAAAAGGTATGGATGCTGTGCTTAAAGTTAAGCCAGGCGACGTAATGGAAGAAGTTAAAGTTTACGACGAAGAGTAA
- the ribD gene encoding bifunctional diaminohydroxyphosphoribosylaminopyrimidine deaminase/5-amino-6-(5-phosphoribosylamino)uracil reductase RibD: MDHHYMKMAIDLAKSAKGQTAPNPAVGAVIVKNNEVAGLGAHLKAGEPHAERHALQMAGEKAKGAVMYVTLEPCSHYGKTPPCADAVIDAGIRKVFVASSDPNPKVAGRGIHKLKEAGVEVIEGFMKEEGDRINREFFHFIKTKKPYVTLKSATSIDGKIATKTGESKWITGEEARKDVHMLRHRNDAILVGVNTVLADDPLLTTRLDGGGRNPVRIILDRRLRTPAEAGIVKDKSAPTWIITAKGAPQEKKDLLSGAGVKIIEMESNEIIISELLAILGEHEITSLLVEGGGIVNDAFLRSGEFQQVIVYIAPSIIGGSEAKGAFSGEGISSLADAPQLEIEATEQIGKDIKLILLRKGEI, encoded by the coding sequence ATGGACCATCATTATATGAAAATGGCAATTGATCTGGCAAAAAGTGCAAAAGGACAGACTGCACCAAACCCAGCGGTAGGTGCGGTAATTGTAAAAAATAATGAAGTGGCCGGTTTGGGGGCGCATCTGAAGGCAGGGGAACCACATGCTGAAAGACATGCGCTGCAAATGGCCGGGGAGAAGGCCAAAGGAGCGGTTATGTATGTTACTCTCGAGCCTTGCTCTCATTACGGAAAGACGCCCCCTTGCGCAGACGCAGTCATTGATGCAGGTATCAGGAAGGTCTTCGTGGCTTCCAGTGACCCTAACCCGAAGGTTGCGGGAAGAGGGATACATAAGCTCAAGGAAGCGGGAGTGGAAGTTATTGAAGGCTTTATGAAGGAGGAAGGCGACAGGATCAACCGGGAATTTTTCCACTTTATAAAGACCAAAAAGCCTTATGTTACTTTAAAGTCCGCCACCAGCATTGATGGAAAAATTGCAACTAAAACTGGTGAGAGTAAATGGATTACCGGTGAAGAAGCAAGGAAGGATGTACATATGCTCCGTCACCGGAATGATGCCATTCTCGTAGGAGTAAATACAGTGCTGGCCGATGACCCCCTTTTAACAACAAGGCTTGACGGCGGCGGGAGGAATCCTGTAAGAATTATCCTTGACCGGAGGCTGAGAACGCCGGCAGAGGCGGGAATAGTGAAAGATAAGAGTGCGCCAACATGGATTATCACAGCAAAAGGTGCACCTCAGGAAAAGAAAGACTTGCTGAGCGGTGCTGGTGTAAAAATAATTGAAATGGAAAGCAATGAAATCATTATAAGTGAGCTACTTGCTATCCTTGGAGAGCATGAGATAACCTCTCTTTTGGTGGAGGGGGGAGGAATTGTGAATGACGCCTTTCTTCGCTCAGGAGAATTTCAGCAGGTGATTGTTTATATCGCACCTTCAATCATTGGAGGAAGCGAAGCAAAAGGAGCTTTTTCAGGGGAAGGCATCTCCAGCCTTGCTGATGCTCCCCAGCTTGAAATAGAGGCAACAGAACAAATTGGAAAAGATATTAAGCTCATACTCCTCCGAAAGGGTGAAATTTAA
- the ribE gene encoding riboflavin synthase: protein MFTGIIEEKGTIMDMRQTGDAIVMKISAKKILDDVNLGDSIAVNGVCLTVTSFDSSMFTVDLMPETVRSTSLRDLKNGSYVNLERAMAANGRFGGHFVSGHVDGIGRIQSKRPEHNAVYYEIEVEPALRKYMIMKGSVTVDGTSLTIFGLTDGAFTISLIPHTMEETIIGSKGPGDIVNIECDMLAKYIDQLLKGGDTGKVREQGRLTADFLEENGF, encoded by the coding sequence ATGTTTACGGGAATAATTGAAGAAAAAGGAACAATTATGGACATGCGTCAAACAGGGGACGCAATTGTTATGAAAATCAGTGCGAAGAAAATCCTTGATGATGTAAACCTTGGTGACAGCATTGCTGTCAATGGTGTCTGCCTCACTGTAACTTCATTTGATTCGTCGATGTTTACAGTAGATCTTATGCCTGAGACGGTCAGGAGTACGAGCCTCCGTGACCTGAAAAATGGTTCTTACGTGAACCTGGAAAGAGCTATGGCGGCAAATGGACGGTTTGGAGGGCATTTCGTGTCAGGTCATGTGGATGGAATAGGCAGGATTCAAAGTAAACGCCCAGAGCATAATGCGGTTTATTACGAAATTGAAGTGGAACCTGCTCTAAGAAAGTACATGATTATGAAAGGCAGCGTTACGGTAGATGGCACCAGCCTGACAATCTTCGGTCTTACAGACGGCGCGTTCACAATTTCACTTATACCTCACACTATGGAAGAAACGATTATTGGCAGTAAGGGGCCTGGGGACATTGTTAATATTGAATGTGATATGCTCGCAAAATACATTGATCAGCTGCTGAAAGGCGGAGACACAGGCAAAGTTCGGGAACAGGGAAGATTGACAGCCGACTTTCTGGAGGAAAATGGATTTTAA
- a CDS encoding bifunctional 3,4-dihydroxy-2-butanone-4-phosphate synthase/GTP cyclohydrolase II, giving the protein MFDPIEEAIYELMQGKVVIVCDDEDRENEGDFVALADKTTPEVINFMITHGRGLVCVPITQERAEQLDLFPMVDHNTDPHGTAFTVSIDHKFTTTGISAHERSLTVKSLIDSNTKGTDFKKPGHIFPLVAKDGGVLRRAGHTEAAVDLARMCGSEPAGVICEIIKEDGSMARVPDLRKIADEHDLKMITIKDLIQYRNRKDKLVQREVEIELPTDFGDFKAIGYSNIVDKKEHIAIVKGEINSEKPTLVRVHSECLTGDVLGSHRCDCGPQLHAALSQIEAAGSGVVLYMRQEGRGIGLLNKMKAYKLQEEGYDTVEANEKLGFGPDLRDYGIGAQILRDLGIKKMKLLTNNPRKITGLKGYDLEVVERVPLQFPSSKDNDKYLRTKKDKLGHILHF; this is encoded by the coding sequence ATGTTTGATCCAATTGAAGAAGCGATATACGAGCTGATGCAGGGGAAGGTAGTTATAGTTTGTGACGATGAAGACCGGGAGAATGAGGGGGATTTTGTGGCACTGGCAGATAAGACCACCCCTGAAGTTATTAACTTCATGATTACGCACGGAAGAGGTTTAGTCTGTGTCCCAATCACACAGGAACGTGCTGAACAGCTCGACCTTTTTCCGATGGTTGATCATAATACTGACCCTCATGGTACAGCGTTTACGGTAAGTATTGACCATAAATTCACTACTACAGGGATATCAGCTCACGAAAGGTCTCTTACAGTTAAAAGCCTGATTGACAGTAACACTAAAGGTACGGACTTTAAAAAGCCTGGTCATATTTTTCCGCTCGTTGCCAAAGATGGCGGAGTTCTTCGCAGGGCAGGGCATACAGAGGCTGCGGTAGATCTTGCCAGGATGTGCGGATCGGAACCTGCCGGGGTGATTTGTGAAATTATTAAAGAAGACGGCTCCATGGCAAGGGTGCCGGACCTGAGGAAAATCGCGGACGAGCATGATTTGAAAATGATTACGATTAAAGACCTTATCCAGTACCGTAACAGGAAAGATAAACTCGTTCAGCGGGAAGTGGAAATAGAACTCCCGACAGATTTCGGGGACTTTAAAGCAATCGGATACAGCAACATAGTGGACAAAAAAGAACATATCGCTATCGTAAAAGGGGAAATAAACAGTGAGAAACCAACACTTGTCAGAGTGCATTCCGAGTGTCTCACAGGTGATGTCCTTGGTTCCCATCGTTGTGACTGCGGACCGCAGCTGCACGCTGCGCTCAGCCAGATTGAGGCCGCTGGCTCAGGTGTTGTCCTGTATATGAGGCAGGAGGGCCGGGGCATAGGGTTGTTAAATAAGATGAAAGCCTATAAACTACAGGAGGAAGGTTACGACACTGTGGAGGCGAATGAAAAACTCGGTTTTGGCCCCGACCTGAGGGATTACGGGATTGGAGCACAAATACTGAGGGACCTGGGGATTAAGAAAATGAAGCTGCTAACTAACAATCCCCGTAAAATTACAGGATTAAAAGGTTATGACCTTGAAGTTGTGGAACGTGTCCCTCTTCAGTTTCCATCTTCAAAAGATAATGATAAATATTTAAGAACGAAGAAAGATAAGCTGGGACATATACTGCACTTTTAA
- the ribE gene encoding 6,7-dimethyl-8-ribityllumazine synthase: MGKVFEGNLVASGLKFGIVTGRFNDFITSKLLEGAQDALRRHGADEENVDIAWVPGAFEIPLIAKKMAESGEYDAVITLGTVIRGSTPHFDYVCSEVAKGVGSITLSSGVPVIFGVLTTDTIEQAVERAGTKAGNKGYEAGVSAIEMANLTKSFS, from the coding sequence ATGGGAAAAGTTTTTGAAGGAAATCTGGTAGCATCAGGTCTGAAATTTGGTATAGTTACAGGAAGGTTTAATGACTTCATTACAAGTAAGCTCCTTGAAGGGGCGCAGGATGCTCTCCGACGCCATGGGGCGGATGAAGAGAATGTAGATATTGCATGGGTGCCGGGAGCTTTTGAAATTCCGTTAATAGCAAAAAAGATGGCGGAGTCTGGGGAATACGATGCTGTTATTACACTTGGTACTGTTATTCGTGGTTCAACTCCCCATTTCGATTATGTTTGCAGTGAAGTTGCCAAAGGAGTTGGCTCTATCACATTATCCAGCGGCGTACCTGTCATCTTTGGTGTACTAACAACAGATACGATTGAACAGGCTGTTGAACGTGCAGGGACTAAAGCTGGAAACAAGGGCTATGAAGCAGGGGTATCAGCGATTGAAATGGCTAATTTAACTAAAAGCTTTTCATAG
- a CDS encoding GNAT family N-acetyltransferase: MLVPYKKEHEKIAMGLLSFMPGEKKIKKLQQTMDHYEADPDCLLFLWKQEAYVGVIGVEKSQDSYVLKDLSVNPSYRNEGIATKMIQAAEKALGAELLGTRHTKDFLEHCKEK, from the coding sequence ATGCTTGTTCCCTATAAAAAGGAACATGAAAAAATAGCAATGGGCTTGTTGTCTTTTATGCCTGGAGAGAAAAAAATAAAAAAGCTTCAGCAGACGATGGATCATTATGAAGCAGATCCTGACTGCCTGTTGTTTCTTTGGAAGCAGGAAGCGTATGTAGGAGTTATAGGAGTGGAAAAATCCCAGGACAGCTATGTCTTGAAGGATCTCAGTGTGAATCCGTCCTACCGTAACGAGGGCATTGCCACTAAAATGATTCAGGCGGCAGAGAAGGCACTCGGCGCAGAGCTGCTTGGTACCAGGCACACAAAAGATTTTCTCGAACATTGTAAAGAGAAGTAA
- a CDS encoding DUF309 domain-containing protein has protein sequence MNRNYPEAYLEYLFHFHATRDYFECHEVMEEYWKANKNSRWLALIQIAVAVYHERAGNMPGSLRLYRKVLCHIRKDPEIFAGLGINTEELTSTIRFRIKNIIEEGVYEPLNLPITDPELIRSCMDICARSGLDWCTSENLNDNELIFKHKLRDRSEVIDERLASLTNKQRERKGS, from the coding sequence ATGAACAGGAATTATCCAGAGGCTTATCTTGAATATTTATTTCATTTCCATGCCACCAGGGATTATTTTGAATGCCATGAAGTTATGGAGGAATACTGGAAAGCCAATAAAAACAGCCGCTGGCTTGCTCTAATTCAGATAGCTGTCGCAGTTTATCACGAACGAGCCGGTAACATGCCAGGGAGTCTCCGTCTGTATCGAAAGGTATTATGCCATATAAGGAAAGATCCTGAGATCTTTGCAGGGCTTGGCATTAATACTGAGGAACTTACTTCCACCATCAGGTTCAGAATTAAGAATATCATTGAGGAAGGTGTATACGAACCCCTGAATCTTCCTATTACTGACCCTGAACTTATAAGGAGCTGTATGGATATTTGCGCACGGTCAGGGTTAGATTGGTGTACTTCAGAAAACCTCAATGACAATGAGCTGATCTTCAAACATAAATTAAGGGACAGGAGCGAGGTTATTGATGAACGCCTGGCTTCATTAACTAATAAACAAAGAGAAAGGAAGGGTAGCTAA
- a CDS encoding segregation/condensation protein A gives MQYSVKLHSFEGPLDLLLHLIQKNDLDLYDIPVKEITEQYMVYIHTMKVLQLDIASEYLVMAATLLHMKSLLLLPVQEEEMMEQDHDYDAVEDPRDELMNRLIEYKKYKEAAGELKERERARSDLFSKPMTDLTPLLKETDNEEDQSQINVSIYDMLTAFQKISKRKKERKKAVSKIQREEIPIDNKMDEIMESLRSHRGTRRFSELFAEKERYQMVISFLALLELMKADRIICSQDVNFDDIIIHEKEALEVEQPSN, from the coding sequence ATGCAATACAGTGTGAAATTACATAGTTTTGAAGGCCCTCTTGATTTATTATTACATCTAATTCAGAAGAATGACCTTGATTTATATGACATTCCTGTAAAAGAAATTACTGAACAGTACATGGTGTACATACATACTATGAAAGTACTTCAGCTTGATATTGCGAGCGAGTATCTCGTGATGGCTGCCACACTGCTCCATATGAAAAGCCTTTTACTTCTTCCGGTACAGGAGGAAGAAATGATGGAACAGGATCATGATTATGATGCAGTGGAAGACCCGCGGGATGAGCTTATGAACCGCCTGATTGAATACAAGAAATATAAAGAAGCAGCGGGAGAACTTAAAGAAAGAGAACGGGCAAGAAGTGATTTGTTCTCAAAACCAATGACAGACCTGACACCCTTGCTGAAAGAGACGGACAATGAAGAAGACCAGAGCCAGATAAATGTATCAATATATGATATGCTTACTGCCTTCCAAAAAATCAGCAAAAGAAAAAAAGAGAGAAAAAAAGCCGTGTCAAAAATTCAGAGAGAAGAAATTCCAATTGATAATAAAATGGATGAAATTATGGAAAGTCTCCGCTCTCACAGAGGAACACGAAGGTTTTCCGAACTCTTTGCGGAAAAAGAAAGGTACCAGATGGTGATTTCGTTCCTTGCCCTCCTGGAGCTCATGAAAGCAGACCGTATAATATGCAGCCAGGACGTTAATTTTGACGACATAATTATCCACGAAAAGGAGGCACTGGAGGTTGAACAGCCATCAAATTAA
- the scpB gene encoding SMC-Scp complex subunit ScpB produces MNSHQIKAVIEGLLFVAGEEGLDEKQMMEVLQIDRKTLKFYISEMKELYSSESRGIQITEIAGAFQLTTKSEHAPYFKRLVQAPSSTTLSQAALETLAIIAYKQPVSRVDIEDIRGVKSERPIRTLTAKSLIKEVGRAEGTGRAILYGTTKEFLEQFGLRSTEELPPLPVPDSEEDSEEEVDLFLSKFQEQMEEHENDDNQQD; encoded by the coding sequence TTGAACAGCCATCAAATTAAAGCAGTGATAGAAGGACTCTTATTTGTAGCAGGAGAAGAAGGACTCGATGAGAAGCAGATGATGGAAGTGCTTCAGATTGACAGAAAAACTCTTAAATTCTATATATCAGAAATGAAAGAACTTTATTCTTCCGAATCAAGAGGGATTCAAATAACCGAAATAGCAGGCGCTTTTCAGTTAACCACAAAATCGGAGCATGCACCTTATTTTAAACGTCTTGTACAGGCTCCTTCCTCGACAACACTATCACAGGCAGCATTGGAAACTCTTGCTATTATCGCTTATAAGCAGCCTGTATCCCGTGTTGATATTGAGGATATAAGAGGTGTGAAGTCGGAACGGCCGATCAGAACACTGACTGCTAAATCTTTAATTAAGGAAGTAGGGAGGGCAGAAGGTACAGGGAGAGCCATTCTGTATGGTACAACGAAAGAATTTCTGGAACAGTTCGGCCTCCGGTCCACAGAAGAACTCCCGCCACTGCCCGTTCCCGATTCGGAAGAGGATTCAGAAGAAGAAGTGGATTTGTTCCTGTCAAAATTCCAGGAGCAGATGGAAGAACATGAAAACGATGATAACCAGCAAGACTGA
- a CDS encoding DUF3907 family protein — protein MGNDLVRQQLSLTVDKLNSSADKLREYLNSTTLEELMEEGADHSKGDYTDILDQFRRILVFFDEGQESGNLILRSETFRKGAAEKTLYWIFHQCIEEFFQPKLDVWYEDSRAAYTGKNAIQFRSPVPEQLKALMGELEGPIQEVREELEYYETDYRTKIQQRDAY, from the coding sequence ATGGGGAATGATTTAGTACGTCAACAGCTTTCGCTTACCGTGGATAAATTAAATTCTTCGGCAGATAAACTCCGGGAATATCTTAACAGCACGACACTTGAAGAACTGATGGAAGAAGGAGCGGACCATTCAAAAGGGGATTATACAGACATTCTTGACCAGTTCAGAAGGATTCTTGTGTTCTTTGATGAAGGGCAGGAATCGGGGAATTTGATACTGAGAAGCGAAACATTTCGGAAAGGTGCTGCTGAAAAGACTTTATACTGGATTTTTCATCAATGTATCGAAGAGTTTTTCCAGCCGAAACTGGATGTGTGGTATGAGGACAGCCGGGCTGCATATACCGGCAAAAATGCGATACAATTCCGGTCTCCGGTCCCTGAGCAGCTGAAAGCTCTTATGGGGGAACTGGAAGGCCCAATCCAGGAAGTAAGAGAAGAGCTGGAGTACTATGAAACAGACTACCGTACTAAAATACAGCAGCGGGACGCTTATTAA
- a CDS encoding superoxide dismutase, which yields MDFQREYARDLAAWLENFAEELKEGSAKADKDVAEKAEGLLYMLSQRKILDPSFLRQLEKEAEHLYSHYVHRRNAGEQIERKIVQSETARVPVGGHKLPELPYSYGALEPYIDRRIMELHHSKHHQSYVDGLNKAEKELQKQRNNRKFELIKHWKRELAFNGAGHYLHTLFWNAMSPKGGGEPAGALARQINKDFSNFSTFKLQFSEAAKNVEGGGWSVLVWQSQAGRLEILTAEKHQNLSQWDVIPVLPLDVWEHAYYLQYENDRGGYVNNWWNVVNWPWAEARFSKVKDI from the coding sequence ATGGATTTTCAAAGAGAGTATGCCAGAGATTTAGCAGCCTGGCTGGAAAACTTTGCGGAAGAGCTCAAGGAGGGTTCTGCAAAAGCTGATAAAGATGTGGCGGAGAAAGCAGAGGGACTCCTCTATATGCTCAGTCAGCGAAAAATACTGGATCCTTCTTTTCTCAGGCAGCTGGAAAAAGAGGCAGAGCACTTATACAGCCATTATGTTCACAGGAGAAATGCAGGAGAGCAGATCGAACGGAAAATAGTGCAGTCAGAAACTGCCAGAGTTCCGGTGGGAGGGCATAAGCTCCCGGAACTGCCATATTCCTATGGTGCTCTTGAGCCTTATATAGACAGGCGGATTATGGAACTTCACCATAGCAAGCATCATCAATCGTACGTTGATGGGCTTAACAAAGCGGAAAAGGAACTTCAGAAGCAAAGAAACAACCGGAAGTTTGAGCTTATAAAGCACTGGAAAAGGGAACTCGCTTTCAATGGTGCAGGCCATTATTTGCACACTTTGTTCTGGAATGCCATGTCGCCGAAGGGAGGCGGGGAGCCTGCAGGAGCCTTAGCCAGGCAGATAAATAAAGATTTTAGTAATTTCAGTACATTTAAGCTTCAATTCTCAGAGGCCGCAAAAAACGTGGAGGGTGGAGGCTGGTCTGTCCTTGTGTGGCAATCACAGGCAGGAAGGCTGGAAATTCTTACAGCTGAAAAACACCAGAACCTGAGCCAGTGGGACGTGATACCCGTTCTTCCTCTCGATGTCTGGGAGCATGCGTATTATCTTCAGTATGAGAACGACCGGGGAGGTTACGTGAATAATTGGTGGAATGTGGTTAACTGGCCATGGGCGGAGGCGAGGTTCAGCAAAGTCAAAGACATTTAG